One region of Eupeodes corollae chromosome 1, idEupCoro1.1, whole genome shotgun sequence genomic DNA includes:
- the LOC129952166 gene encoding zinc finger BED domain-containing protein 4-like, which yields MKSFPGSHSGINIAKELNAITERWNIPQSKLHLLVHDSGSNMIKGVRDAGYDSGRCFIHSLQRAIDQSLQSQPEVQQMIAAARRIVTHFNHSGLAEQKLKSIQEELNLPNHQLVQDVSTRWNSTYYLMERLLEQKRVVSLYITDHETLINLTHAQWELLEQCIKLLKPFEEITKITSSGISYISEVIPHSVTLLKYLGKVETAEKVPNLVTMRSSLQAELERRFSFDDKNKYLVATFLDPRFKSFLGLVQTERAKQKNSSRSSKKSCDEPSSTDKNDKTVENVENEIHDSFWNCFEEVATDNMRNAYDVEDVEKNAVANELDFYLKTVRLDRKADPYKWWSANEKQYPNLSKFAKVYLSSPGSSVYSERLFSEAGNVYDEKLNRLLPKNAEKLVFIHHNLIM from the coding sequence ATGAAATCATTTCCTGGCTCACATTCTGGTATCAATATTGCAAAAGAACTCAATGCTATTACAGAAAGATGGAATATTCCTCAATCCAAGCTCCATTTACTTGTCCATGATAGTGGCTCTAATATGATAAAAGGTGTGCGGGATGCAGGATATGATTCAGGCAGGTGCTTTATTCATTCACTACAACGAGCTATAGATCAGTCGCTACAATCTCAACCAGAAGTACAACAGATGATAGCTGCTGCGAGACGAATTGTTACCCATTTTAATCATTCTGGCTTAGCAGAGCAGAAACTTAAATCTATTCAAGAAGAACTTAACTTGCCAAACCACCAACTAGTACAAGATGTGAGCACACGCTGGAATTCTACATATTATTTAATGGAGCGATTATTAGAACAAAAGCGAGTTGTTTCCTTGTACATAACAGATCATGAAACTTTAATAAATCTGACACATGCTCAATGGGAACTATTGGAACAATGTATCAAACTCCTCAAACCATTcgaagaaataacaaaaataactaGCTCAGGTATCTCTTACATCTCTGAAGTAATTCCACATTCagtaactttattaaaatatctgGGAAAGGTAGAGACAGCCGAGAAAGTACCTAATTTAGTCACGATGAGATCCTCACTGCAGGCCGAGCTAGAAAGGCGATTCAGCTTCgatgataaaaacaaatatctggTTGCTACTTTTCTGGATCCTCGCTTTAAAAGTTTTCTAGGATTGGTTCAAACAGaaagagcaaaacaaaaaaattcttctAGAAGCTCTAAAAAAAGTTGTGATGAACCAAGTAGTACCGATAAAAATGATAagactgttgaaaatgttgaaaatgaaatacaCGACAGTTTCTGGAACTGCTTTGAAGAAGTCGCTACAGATAATATGCGAAATGCTTATGATGTGGAGGACGTGGAGAAGAATGCTGTGGCAAAcgagttggatttttatttgaaaacagttCGCCTAGATCGGAAGGCCGATCCTTACAAGTGGTGGTCGGCAAACGAAAAACAATACCCAAACCTTTCGAAATTTGCTAAAGTTTATCTTTCTTCGCCTGGAAGTAGCGTTTATAGTGAGAGGTTATTTTCCGAGGCTGGTAACGTTTACGATGAAAAGCTCAATCGTTTGCTACCAAAAAATGCTGAAAAGCTAGTTTTTATTCATCACAACTTAATAATGTAA